The following nucleotide sequence is from Calditerricola satsumensis.
TAGATTTTCTCGTGAGTGACCGGCTTCACTTCGGTTAGGTTTTTATGTGAGTTGACACGGGAGAAACGCAATGGCCGTGACGCTCATCTGAGATCTTTTTACCCCTGTAGGCGCCTGCAGGAATGTCCCATATATTAAAGAAGGGAATTTGTCGGCCGGAAGCGCCCTGCGACTCTGTTACCGCCCGATCACCCCGGTACCCGCGGCGGTGCGCATCGATCCGTTGCGCTCATATGCCAGATGAAAGCTCAACGCCTTTTCGAGGACGTGCGGCGTATGGCCCCCGCGTTTTAACGCCTCGCGGTAGTATTCCATCAGCAACGGCCGGTAATCGGGATGCGCGCATCGTTCGATGATCAGCGGTGCCCGCTCGATCGGCGCGAGTCCTCGGAGATCGGCGTACCCGTATTCCGTAACCAGAACATCAACGTCGTGTTCGGTGTGATCGACGTGGGAAACGAACGGAACAATGCGCGAGACCGCGCCCTTCTGCGCGATCGATTTGGTCACGAATATCGCCAGACGGGCATTCCGGGCAAAGTCGCCAGACCCCCCGATCCCGTTCATCATCCGCGTACCCCGCACGTGCGTGGAATTGACGTTGCCGTAGATGTCGGCTTCCAGCGCCGTGTTGATCGAGATCAATCCGAGCCGCCGGACGATCTCCGGATGATTGGAAATTTCTTGCGGTCGCAAAAGCAAACGATTTCGATACGCATCGAAATCCCGAAAGACTTCTTGCATCTTCTTCTCCGTCAGCGTAATGGCCGATGCCGAAGCGAACACAACTTTGCCCGCGTCGATGAGATCAAAGACAGCATCTTGGAGCACTTCAGAATAAAACTCCAGGTCGTGGAACTCCGAATGCATCAGCCCGTATAGCACCGCATTGGCTACCGAGCCGATGCCCGCCTGCAACGGCGCAAGGCGCGGTGTGAGCCGACCCGCGGCGACTTCGTTTCGCAAAAATTGAAGGATGTTTGCCGCAATTTGGTCTGTCACGGCATCGGGTGCAGTAATGGGAGAAGGC
It contains:
- a CDS encoding acetyl-CoA hydrolase/transferase family protein; this encodes MKALLGDSRLHERITTAEEAASWIEDGMTVGLSGFTRAGEPKAVPFALANRAKQEPLKLNIITGASLGSDVDRVLAEAGIVRRRLPYQSDDVMRQKINRGEILYIDQHLSHTAEWIREGVLPPIDVAIVEALAVTEEGLVIPTTSVGNTSLFVQRARHVILEINTAQPRALYGIHDVYEVGERGARKPIPLVNPSDRIGLPGIPVDPDKIVAVVFTHQPDSPSPITAPDAVTDQIAANILQFLRNEVAAGRLTPRLAPLQAGIGSVANAVLYGLMHSEFHDLEFYSEVLQDAVFDLIDAGKVVFASASAITLTEKKMQEVFRDFDAYRNRLLLRPQEISNHPEIVRRLGLISINTALEADIYGNVNSTHVRGTRMMNGIGGSGDFARNARLAIFVTKSIAQKGAVSRIVPFVSHVDHTEHDVDVLVTEYGYADLRGLAPIERAPLIIERCAHPDYRPLLMEYYREALKRGGHTPHVLEKALSFHLAYERNGSMRTAAGTGVIGR